The nucleotide window GACAAATAGATAGCCAACTGCGCCGAAACTTACCTTGGCATAACAGTTCTTACAGTAAGGAACGCCTTCTCTATCGGATACCTTTGACGGATCTAATGTCGTCTTACACTTATTACATTTCAAACACCATCTATGCCATTTATGACCAACAGAAAATACCTACATACGGTCAGCGTCCTTTCAGCCTTGATACCGCCTTGTATAGAGCCTCAGCACTTACCTGCTCCGCAGCATAAACTCTTTTCCCGCATGCTCCACACATGTCATGTCCTATTATCCTCCCTCCGACCTTACTTCTTGGActctcccctttcttcaATAACCCCCTATCGTCTAATGCTTTTGTACCTCCAGCAAAAGGTACACTGATCGGTCTTTGTTCTCTGAAATTGGGCTTAGTAATGGGGACGGTGGGGTCGGTTGGTGTTGCTGGTTCAGGAGGTGGTGTAGAACGTggcggaggagggcggTAAAATTctgttggaggaggtagaggacgaggggaagaagaggctgtGAGAGAGGCAGGACGGTGGTATGAAGGAGTCATGAcagatggaggaggggtTGGTTTAGGTGGTGTTGAGGGGATGGAGGGGAGGACATTGGCATGTCGAAGGTCTGCAAGGTGTCAGATGGGTGAAGAGATAGATCGGTTTCCCCTTACCTCTTGTTCCAAACAAAACGACATGACATCTCTGGCAGTACGGCTAACATGATACAGAGATCAGCTTATCTCGGCCATCTTGCCGAAGCAGTGTCGATGTAACACTTGATATGAACCTACCTGGGAATCGTGCTCAACAAGACTACCAGGATCCAGCCTTTTGCCGCAGTTTAGGCATTTCAGACATAGCTTATGATATATCTACTTATGGTCAGTGTGAAATTACTTAGCAGGGCTCGGATTACGAACCTTTCGGCCCGGCCCCATGACCTGTTCGGCATGATAAGCTGTCTTGCCACAGCTCTCGCATTTAGGAGCACCTCCAAACATCATTTTGGTGTATATATATCTTAGCTGGAAATAAGATGTTGAAAAATATTGATAtacggaagaagagaaccGAAGGGATGATTTATAAAATCAATGACGCGTAagaaggcgatgatgatgacttGTTGTGATGAAATAAACATATCATCATGACATCCAGACGCGATCCGCCgtgtttgttgttgttgatgattATTTATAAATTATGGACACGTCAGTCGTCCGTGTCTTCAAAGTGCCAGCATCAGCAGTTAGCGGGTCCATTTGTATGGGTTGTTCGTAGCAACGGCTGTGCATTGATCTGGTATAAGTCAGGTCTTGACGAAAAGTAGTACTACGAGTACTTCTAGATATTATCTGCTATGACCACGCACGTCGCTCATCATATACAATGAAAGAGCGAAACGTAATAATCTTTCCTTATCTCTAAAGGATGTGTACGACTAAATCATGAGACAGTAGGAATGATCTAATCGAATCGTCGGCCAAGACGTGCAGCAGCGAACTATAACCGTCCAATAGGATTGCAAGCTCTGATTAAATAAATCTATGCAAGAATTGATATGCGCGCAGCAATAATAACCAGCACGCGATCAGGGGTACGCCAGGATCATATAAGCCCCCCACGACCGCCATCCCCACCATCGCTTCGGGCATTAGTCCGCCAGTCGCCGTTGTTTATATGACGACAGCGAGGTGTTATA belongs to Cryptococcus neoformans var. grubii H99 chromosome 7, complete sequence and includes:
- a CDS encoding cysteine and glycine-rich protein — translated: MMFGGAPKCESCGKTAYHAEQVMGPGRKIYHKLCLKCLNCGKRLDPGSLVEHDSQPYCQRCHVVLFGTRDLRHANVLPSIPSTPPKPTPPPSVMTPSYHRPASLTASSSPRPLPPPTEFYRPPPPRSTPPPEPATPTDPTVPITKPNFREQRPISVPFAGGTKALDDRGLLKKGESPRSKVGGRIIGHDMCGACGKRVYAAEQVFSVGHKWHRWCLKCNKCKTTLDPSKVSDREGVPYCKNCYAKEFGPSGTLR